A stretch of the Coprobacillus cateniformis genome encodes the following:
- a CDS encoding glutaredoxin family protein: MKLFYLENCPHCQRARNWMQELYVENPIYKEILIEMIEESREVELADSYDYYYVPCFFDGDQKLHEGVASKEIIQNIFDDYLRRKK, translated from the coding sequence ATGAAACTTTTTTATCTGGAAAATTGTCCACACTGCCAAAGAGCGAGAAACTGGATGCAGGAATTGTATGTGGAAAATCCTATCTATAAAGAAATTCTGATTGAAATGATTGAAGAATCAAGAGAAGTAGAATTGGCTGACTCTTATGATTATTATTATGTTCCTTGTTTTTTTGATGGAGATCAAAAGTTACATGAAGGTGTTGCTAGCAAGGAAATTATACAGAATATTTTCGATGATTATTTAAGGAGGAAAAAATAA
- the galE gene encoding UDP-glucose 4-epimerase GalE — protein sequence MKILVTGGAGYIGSHICVELLQAGHDVVVIDDFSNSQPEVLEYIHEITGKNVQFYEFNILDEAKTEKVFQENQLDAIIHCAAFKAVGESVSKPIEYYTNNLMTTLIVTKMMRDYHVNNIVFSSSATVYGDPKVVPLTEDCPLGETTNPYGTSKAMMERVLTDVQHAYPQMSVTLLRYFNPIGAHASGLIGENPKGIPNNLMPYVMKVATGELSCLGVFGDDYDTPDGTGVRDYIHVVDLAKGHVAAIEKYSQPGVHICNLGTGKGYSVLDIVKAFEKVNGVKVNYEIKARRPGDIATCYADPTRAKEELGWVAEKTLEDMCRDTWNFAKKH from the coding sequence ATGAAAATATTAGTTACTGGTGGAGCAGGGTATATTGGAAGTCATATTTGTGTAGAATTACTTCAAGCTGGGCATGATGTTGTTGTGATTGATGACTTTTCAAATTCACAGCCTGAGGTTTTGGAGTATATTCATGAAATTACAGGAAAAAATGTTCAGTTCTATGAGTTTAATATTTTAGATGAAGCAAAAACTGAAAAAGTTTTTCAGGAAAATCAACTAGATGCAATTATTCATTGTGCAGCATTCAAAGCAGTTGGAGAATCAGTATCAAAACCAATTGAATATTATACAAATAATCTCATGACAACTTTAATTGTTACAAAAATGATGAGAGATTATCATGTCAATAATATTGTTTTTAGTTCTAGTGCAACTGTCTATGGTGACCCAAAAGTTGTGCCTTTAACAGAAGACTGTCCACTAGGAGAAACAACAAATCCATATGGAACAAGTAAGGCTATGATGGAAAGAGTGTTAACTGATGTTCAACATGCTTATCCACAAATGTCAGTTACATTACTGCGCTATTTTAATCCGATTGGGGCACATGCTTCTGGATTAATTGGAGAAAATCCTAAAGGCATTCCTAATAACTTAATGCCATATGTTATGAAAGTGGCAACTGGGGAATTATCATGTTTAGGTGTTTTTGGTGATGATTATGACACTCCTGATGGAACAGGAGTTCGTGATTATATTCATGTTGTTGACTTAGCAAAAGGACATGTTGCAGCAATTGAAAAATACAGTCAGCCAGGAGTTCATATTTGTAATTTAGGAACTGGAAAAGGCTATAGTGTATTAGACATTGTAAAGGCCTTTGAAAAAGTCAATGGTGTTAAAGTCAATTATGAGATTAAAGCAAGACGTCCTGGAGATATTGCAACTTGTTATGCTGATCCAACACGTGCAAAAGAAGAACTTGGCTGGGTTGCTGAAAAAACTTTAGAAGATATGTGCCGTGATACTTGGAACTTTGCTAAAAAACATTAA
- a CDS encoding acylphosphatase — MVRKHYVFHGRVQGVGFRITVYQVASRLGLTGWVRNQSNGNVEACFQGEERRIDQLIEHMQTIRYIHIDKMEIELLDVLNNEHSFEIKY, encoded by the coding sequence ATGGTTAGGAAACACTATGTTTTTCATGGGCGTGTACAAGGTGTAGGTTTCCGTATTACGGTTTATCAGGTGGCCTCACGCTTAGGTTTAACTGGATGGGTAAGAAATCAATCTAATGGAAATGTGGAGGCATGTTTTCAAGGTGAGGAAAGACGTATTGATCAGTTAATTGAGCATATGCAAACAATTCGGTATATTCATATTGATAAGATGGAAATAGAATTATTGGATGTTTTAAATAATGAGCATTCTTTTGAAATTAAATACTAG